A window of the Kosakonia radicincitans DSM 16656 genome harbors these coding sequences:
- the qseG gene encoding two-component system QseEF-associated lipoprotein QseG, with product MNLYLVSMSHLFSRVVNAVTQQNVWLRALPCLLLAGCVAQKPQSAIHDDQEVRLPDHQLADFLATDCEDIWSLSGPDVDNNPLYWLRSMDCAQRLAPAAARAEARSWSDESWQATFRRGILLSSAKISPLERREYNDKLDALSPVIPAQVRPIFQLWRDGEASKLQLADESSRYGKLQQSTDSELDSLRQQQQFLREQLETTTRKLETLTDIERRLSTRSKPAATDLPDNVHTPKTDATQEDVKP from the coding sequence ATGAATCTATATCTGGTGAGTATGTCGCATCTCTTTTCCCGCGTGGTTAACGCGGTTACACAGCAAAACGTCTGGCTTCGTGCGCTTCCCTGTCTGTTACTGGCGGGCTGCGTGGCGCAGAAGCCGCAAAGCGCTATTCATGACGACCAGGAAGTGAGACTCCCCGATCATCAACTGGCGGATTTTCTGGCAACGGACTGTGAGGATATCTGGTCGTTATCGGGACCGGACGTTGACAATAACCCACTCTACTGGCTGCGCAGTATGGATTGCGCCCAGCGTTTAGCGCCAGCGGCAGCGCGTGCAGAAGCGCGTTCATGGTCTGATGAAAGCTGGCAGGCCACTTTCCGGCGCGGTATTTTGCTCTCCAGCGCGAAGATTTCGCCGCTGGAACGTCGGGAGTATAACGACAAGCTGGATGCCTTAAGCCCGGTTATCCCGGCGCAGGTTCGTCCGATCTTCCAGCTCTGGCGCGACGGCGAAGCCTCGAAATTGCAGCTCGCCGATGAGAGCAGCCGCTACGGTAAACTTCAGCAATCCACCGACAGCGAGCTGGACAGCCTGCGACAGCAACAACAGTTCCTGCGCGAGCAACTGGAAACGACCACGCGCAAACTGGAAACTCTCACTGATATTGAGCGCCGCCTTTCCACGCGTAGCAAACCTGCTGCTACCGATCTGCCCGATAATGTTCACACGCCGAAAACGGATGCGACTCAGGAGGATGTGAAACCATGA
- the glrR gene encoding two-component system response regulator GlrR — protein MTSRKPAHLLLVDDDPGLLKLLGLRLTSEGYSVVTAESGQEGLRILAREKVDLVISDLRMDEMDGMQLFAEIQRVQPGMPVIILTAHGSIPDAVAATQQGVFSFLTKPVDKDALYKAIDDALEHSGSASDDRWHETIVTRSPLMLRLLEQARMVAQSDVSVLINGQSGTGKEVLAQAIHNASPRSKSAFIAINCGALPEQLLESELFGHARGAFTGAVSSREGLFQAAEGGTLFLDEIGDMPIPLQVKLLRVLQERKVRPLGSNRDIDINVRIISATHRDLPKAMARGEFREDLYYRLNVVSLKLPALAERAEDIPLLANHLLRQAADRHKPFVRAFSTDAMKRLMTASWPGNVRQLVNVIEQCVALTSSPVISDALVEQALEGENTALPTFVEARNQFELNYLRKLLQITKGNVTHAARMAGRNRTEFYKLLSRHELDANDFKE, from the coding sequence ATGACCAGCCGTAAACCTGCCCACTTGTTGTTAGTGGATGACGATCCTGGATTGCTGAAACTGCTGGGGTTGCGCCTCACCAGCGAAGGCTACAGCGTTGTCACCGCAGAAAGCGGACAGGAAGGGTTGCGCATTCTCGCGAGGGAAAAGGTCGATCTGGTGATCAGCGATTTGCGCATGGATGAGATGGATGGCATGCAGCTTTTTGCTGAAATCCAGCGTGTGCAGCCGGGAATGCCGGTGATTATCCTGACGGCGCACGGTTCGATCCCTGATGCCGTGGCCGCCACCCAGCAGGGCGTTTTCAGTTTCCTGACCAAGCCGGTGGATAAAGATGCGCTGTATAAAGCCATCGATGATGCGCTGGAACATAGCGGTTCCGCCAGCGACGATCGGTGGCACGAAACCATTGTCACCCGCAGCCCGCTAATGTTGCGTCTGCTTGAGCAGGCGCGTATGGTGGCGCAATCGGATGTGAGCGTGCTGATTAACGGCCAGAGCGGAACCGGCAAAGAGGTGCTGGCGCAGGCGATCCACAATGCCAGCCCGCGTAGCAAAAGCGCGTTTATCGCCATTAACTGTGGCGCGCTGCCGGAGCAGTTGCTGGAGTCAGAGCTGTTTGGTCACGCGCGCGGCGCGTTCACTGGCGCGGTCAGCAGCCGTGAAGGTCTGTTCCAGGCCGCAGAGGGCGGTACGCTGTTTCTTGATGAGATTGGCGATATGCCGATCCCGTTACAGGTCAAGCTGTTACGTGTGTTGCAGGAGCGCAAAGTGCGTCCGCTCGGCAGCAACCGCGATATTGATATTAATGTACGCATTATTTCGGCGACGCACCGTGATTTGCCGAAAGCGATGGCGCGCGGTGAATTCCGCGAAGATCTCTACTATCGCCTGAATGTGGTAAGCCTCAAGCTGCCAGCGCTGGCCGAGCGTGCGGAAGATATTCCTCTACTGGCTAATCACCTGCTGCGCCAGGCAGCGGATCGGCATAAACCCTTTGTGCGCGCCTTTTCTACCGATGCGATGAAGCGCTTAATGACCGCCTCCTGGCCTGGTAACGTGCGCCAGTTGGTGAACGTGATTGAGCAATGCGTGGCGCTGACCTCATCGCCGGTGATCAGCGACGCGCTAGTCGAGCAGGCGCTGGAAGGTGAAAACACCGCGCTGCCGACCTTTGTTGAAGCGCGCAACCAGTTTGAACTCAACTACCTGCGCAAGCTGCTGCAAATCACCAAAGGTAATGTGACACATGCTGCCCGTATGGCGGGGCGCAACCGCACCGAATTCTACAAATTGCTCTCCCGGCATGAGCTGGACGCCAATGACTTTAAAGAGTAA
- the glnB gene encoding nitrogen regulatory protein P-II, with amino-acid sequence MKKIDAIIKPFKLDDVREALAEVGITGMTVTEVKGFGRQKGHTELYRGAEYMVDFLPKVKIEIVVTDDIVDTCVDTIIRTAQTGKIGDGKIFVFDVARVVRIRTGEEDDAAI; translated from the coding sequence ATGAAAAAAATTGATGCGATTATTAAACCTTTCAAACTGGATGATGTGCGCGAAGCGCTGGCGGAAGTCGGCATCACCGGGATGACAGTGACCGAAGTGAAAGGTTTTGGTCGTCAGAAAGGGCACACCGAACTTTATCGCGGCGCCGAGTATATGGTGGACTTTCTGCCAAAAGTGAAAATTGAAATCGTGGTGACTGACGATATCGTTGATACCTGTGTGGATACCATTATCCGCACGGCGCAAACTGGCAAAATCGGTGACGGTAAAATCTTTGTCTTTGACGTGGCGCGCGTGGTGCGCATCCGTACTGGCGAAGAAGACGACGCCGCGATTTGA